From the genome of Gilliamella sp. wkB7, one region includes:
- the murG gene encoding undecaprenyldiphospho-muramoylpentapeptide beta-N-acetylglucosaminyltransferase — translation MKKLLVMAGGTGGHVFPGIAVAHYLMQQGWQVKWLGTADRMEARLVPENGIDIDFIEISGLRGKGVMALLKAPYKILKAVLQARKILKTYRPDVVLGMGGYVSGPGGIAAKTLGIPVVLHEQNGIAGLTNRYLAKIATRVLQAFPTAFPNAQVVGNPVRSDLLTIAKPEDRFKDRNGPIRVLVMGGSQGAKVINDIVPQAITKLSDNFEVWHQTGKGMLNSVIQSYQNCDMTKIKVTEFISDVAEAYSWADIVICRSGALTVSEIEVVGIGAIFIPFMHKDRQQYWNAKSLADVGAAHIIEQPNFNVEALSNLLLNFNRDKLIDMAVKAKSLSIVDSTEKVAETICSVVK, via the coding sequence ATGAAGAAATTGTTAGTTATGGCAGGCGGTACAGGTGGCCATGTTTTTCCTGGTATTGCCGTTGCGCATTATTTGATGCAACAAGGTTGGCAAGTTAAATGGTTAGGTACTGCAGATAGAATGGAAGCACGCCTTGTACCTGAAAATGGTATTGATATTGATTTTATCGAGATTTCAGGACTACGTGGTAAAGGGGTAATGGCATTATTAAAAGCTCCTTATAAAATTTTAAAAGCAGTGTTACAAGCCAGAAAAATCTTAAAAACTTATCGTCCTGATGTTGTTCTAGGTATGGGCGGATATGTCTCTGGTCCAGGTGGTATAGCCGCTAAAACTCTTGGTATACCTGTGGTATTGCATGAACAAAATGGTATAGCAGGTTTAACAAATAGATACCTTGCAAAAATTGCAACAAGAGTGTTACAAGCATTTCCAACAGCATTTCCTAATGCTCAAGTAGTTGGCAATCCAGTGCGAAGTGATTTGTTAACTATTGCTAAACCTGAGGACAGATTTAAAGATCGAAATGGACCTATTAGAGTATTAGTGATGGGAGGCAGTCAGGGAGCAAAAGTTATTAATGACATAGTACCTCAAGCGATAACAAAACTATCCGATAACTTTGAGGTATGGCATCAAACGGGTAAAGGTATGTTGAATTCTGTCATTCAATCTTATCAAAATTGTGATATGACAAAGATTAAGGTTACTGAATTCATTTCTGATGTAGCCGAAGCTTACAGTTGGGCGGATATCGTAATTTGTCGTAGCGGAGCATTAACTGTGAGTGAAATTGAAGTTGTAGGTATTGGAGCAATATTTATTCCATTTATGCATAAAGATCGTCAACAATATTGGAATGCAAAATCCTTAGCTGATGTCGGTGCGGCGCACATTATAGAACAACCAAATTTTAATGTTGAAGCGTTATCAAATTTATTATTAAATTTCAATCGTGATAAGTTAATAGATATGGCCGTTAAAGCAAAAAGTTTATCTATTGTCGATTCTACAGAAAAAGTGGCTGAAACTATTTGTTCAGTGGTAAAATAA
- the ftsW gene encoding cell division protein FtsW: protein MTLFGIRKQVNPNIPFDNSLLWTVISLMVFGLIMVTSASMSFSENDPFFYTQRELIQITISLLLMIITLYIPMQRWQQFGSALLIIAIIMLIVVLGIGASINGASRWIPLGVFNFQPAELAKLSLFIFLAGYLSRKSDEVQNRFWGFFKPMVVMTVLSILLLKQPDLGTVIVLFMVTIGILFIAGAQLWQFIAILLTGVGAVICLILFEAYRLTRLLTFLDPWQDATGSGYQLVASLMAIGSGGITGQGMGNSILKLGYLPECHTDFIFSIISEEFGYVGVITLLILLFFLTFKALAIGYRALNDGSLFSGYLACEIGIWFGFQTFVNIGVTSGMLPTKGLTLPFISYGGSSLIVMSIAVAILLRIDFEFRQKQAQARIRIIK, encoded by the coding sequence ATGACACTTTTTGGAATAAGAAAACAAGTTAATCCAAATATACCATTTGATAATTCATTACTTTGGACTGTGATTAGTTTAATGGTATTTGGTTTGATAATGGTAACATCTGCATCAATGTCATTTAGTGAAAACGATCCTTTTTTTTACACGCAGCGTGAATTGATTCAAATAACAATTTCATTGTTATTAATGATTATTACTTTATATATTCCTATGCAACGCTGGCAACAATTCGGATCTGCATTATTAATTATTGCCATTATAATGTTAATTGTAGTTTTAGGTATAGGAGCTTCAATTAATGGCGCTTCAAGGTGGATTCCATTAGGTGTATTTAATTTTCAACCAGCAGAGTTAGCTAAATTATCTCTGTTTATCTTTTTAGCAGGATATTTATCAAGAAAGTCAGATGAAGTGCAAAATCGATTTTGGGGATTTTTTAAACCTATGGTCGTAATGACTGTTCTTTCTATTTTGTTGCTTAAACAACCTGATTTAGGGACAGTTATTGTATTATTCATGGTAACAATCGGCATACTATTTATTGCTGGAGCCCAATTATGGCAATTTATTGCTATTTTATTAACTGGTGTCGGTGCGGTAATTTGCTTGATATTGTTTGAGGCTTATCGTTTAACTCGTTTACTAACTTTTCTTGACCCCTGGCAAGATGCTACAGGTTCAGGGTATCAATTAGTTGCATCATTAATGGCAATCGGTAGTGGCGGTATCACCGGTCAAGGAATGGGTAATTCTATTCTTAAATTGGGTTATTTACCAGAATGTCATACTGACTTTATTTTTTCAATTATTTCTGAAGAATTTGGTTATGTTGGTGTAATTACTTTATTAATTTTACTTTTCTTTTTGACATTTAAAGCATTGGCCATTGGATACCGAGCGTTAAATGATGGTTCTTTGTTTTCCGGATATTTAGCTTGTGAAATAGGTATATGGTTTGGTTTTCAAACTTTCGTCAACATTGGCGTTACATCAGGTATGTTACCAACTAAAGGATTAACATTACCATTTATTAGTTATGGTGGTTCAAGTCTTATTGTAATGAGTATTGCTGTAGCAATATTATTGAGAATTGATTTTGAATTTAGACAAAAACAAGCGCAAGCAAGAATAAGGATTATAAAGTAA
- the murD gene encoding UDP-N-acetylmuramoyl-L-alanine--D-glutamate ligase, producing the protein MVNYQGKNVVIIGLGITGLSCVDYFLAQNVIPKVIDTRLHPQGLEQLDKRVDYHLGELKIDWLLTADLIIVSPGIALFTPELKQAADKGIEIIGDIELFCREVNLQNNKKIVAITGANGKTTVTTLVGEIVKSAGIKVGVGGNIGQPALSLLNQDCEVYVLELSSFQLETTSSLKATVATILNISEDHMDRYPLGLKQYTAAKQRIYHNAKYCIINHDDQLTFPISKNHYTVSFGLKKGDYHLDEQCEYLIAQNHAVLSTKDMKLTGSHNYLNALAALAITDKLNIDRQSSLATIMNFQGLPHRFELVLEQNGVKWINDSKATNVGSTEAALKSVVCHGKLYLLLGGDGKSADFSPLIPYLQNKNLEIFCFGRDRDLLAKLAPNLTTVTETMAEAIQIIAQKVQSNDVVLLSPACASLDQFKNYIERGNQFANLAKQYVLRSEK; encoded by the coding sequence ATGGTTAACTATCAGGGCAAAAATGTTGTTATTATTGGATTAGGCATTACAGGTTTATCTTGTGTTGATTATTTCCTTGCTCAAAATGTTATTCCCAAAGTCATTGATACGCGTCTACATCCACAAGGATTAGAACAATTAGATAAACGTGTTGATTACCATTTAGGGGAATTAAAAATTGATTGGCTATTAACTGCTGATTTAATTATTGTCAGTCCTGGTATTGCGCTATTCACACCAGAATTAAAACAAGCCGCTGACAAAGGTATTGAGATTATTGGTGATATTGAGTTATTTTGTCGTGAAGTGAATCTACAAAATAATAAAAAGATTGTCGCGATTACTGGTGCGAATGGAAAAACGACGGTGACGACTTTAGTCGGTGAAATTGTTAAGTCTGCAGGTATTAAAGTAGGGGTTGGGGGTAATATTGGTCAGCCAGCATTATCTTTATTGAATCAAGACTGTGAAGTATATGTACTTGAGCTCTCAAGTTTTCAGTTAGAAACAACAAGCAGTCTAAAAGCTACTGTAGCAACAATTTTAAATATATCCGAAGATCACATGGATCGTTATCCACTAGGTCTAAAACAATATACAGCGGCTAAACAACGAATTTATCATAATGCAAAATATTGCATAATTAACCATGATGATCAATTAACCTTTCCAATATCTAAAAATCATTATACTGTTTCATTTGGATTAAAAAAAGGTGATTACCATTTAGATGAACAATGTGAATATTTAATTGCTCAAAATCATGCAGTATTATCAACTAAAGATATGAAACTGACAGGTAGTCATAATTATCTTAATGCTTTGGCTGCATTAGCTATTACTGATAAATTAAATATAGATAGGCAATCCAGCTTAGCTACAATCATGAACTTTCAAGGTTTACCGCATCGCTTTGAGTTAGTTTTAGAGCAAAACGGTGTGAAATGGATTAATGATTCTAAAGCAACAAATGTTGGTAGTACAGAAGCCGCATTGAAAAGTGTTGTCTGTCATGGAAAATTATATTTGTTATTAGGTGGAGATGGTAAATCAGCTGATTTTTCACCTTTAATTCCTTATTTACAAAATAAAAATCTCGAAATTTTCTGTTTTGGTCGAGACCGCGATTTACTAGCTAAATTAGCGCCTAATTTAACTACTGTTACAGAAACAATGGCAGAGGCTATACAAATTATTGCCCAGAAAGTACAATCAAATGATGTAGTTTTGCTTTCCCCGGCTTGTGCGAGTTTAGATCAGTTTAAAAATTATATTGAACGAGGAAATCAATTTGCCAATTTAGCCAAACAGTATGTTCTAAGGAGTGAAAAATGA
- the mraY gene encoding phospho-N-acetylmuramoyl-pentapeptide-transferase — protein MLVLLSEYLVKYFTFFNVISYLTVRAILGLLTSLAISLIMGQKVIDWLQKLQIGQVIRNDGPESHLSKKGTPTMGGILILASISLSVFLWADLRNPYVWITLFVLIGYGIVGFADDYLKVIRKNSAGLIARWKYFWQSVIALIVAFVLYAYGKDSSVTVLVVPFFKDVMPQLGICFILLTYFVIVGAGNAVNLTDGLDGLAIMPTVFVAAGFALVSWATGNVNFAAYLHIPYIKFSGELMIICTAIIGAGLGFLWFNTYPAMVFMGDVGSLALGGVFGIISVLLRQEFLLLIMGGIFVIETLSVILQVGSFKLRGKRIFRMAPIHHHYELKGWPEPRVIVRFWIISLMLVVIGLLTLKLR, from the coding sequence ATGTTGGTTTTATTATCAGAATATTTAGTTAAATATTTTACATTTTTTAATGTTATCTCTTATTTAACGGTAAGAGCTATTCTAGGTTTATTAACTTCATTAGCCATTTCGTTAATTATGGGACAAAAAGTCATTGATTGGTTGCAAAAATTACAAATCGGTCAAGTCATTCGTAATGATGGCCCAGAATCTCATTTAAGTAAAAAAGGCACTCCAACTATGGGTGGGATTTTAATTTTGGCATCTATTTCGTTATCCGTATTTCTATGGGCTGATCTTCGTAATCCTTATGTTTGGATAACACTATTTGTATTAATTGGTTATGGAATAGTTGGCTTTGCTGATGATTATTTAAAAGTAATTCGTAAAAATAGCGCAGGACTGATTGCAAGATGGAAGTATTTTTGGCAATCGGTTATTGCTTTAATTGTAGCGTTTGTTCTATATGCTTATGGTAAAGATAGTTCAGTCACAGTGCTCGTAGTACCATTTTTTAAAGATGTCATGCCACAATTAGGTATATGTTTTATTTTACTTACTTATTTTGTCATTGTAGGGGCAGGTAACGCCGTTAATTTAACTGATGGTCTTGACGGACTTGCGATTATGCCAACTGTTTTTGTAGCCGCGGGTTTTGCACTGGTTTCTTGGGCGACAGGTAATGTCAATTTTGCCGCTTATCTGCATATTCCGTATATAAAATTTAGTGGTGAATTAATGATTATTTGTACCGCTATTATTGGAGCAGGGCTAGGTTTCTTATGGTTTAACACCTATCCTGCCATGGTATTTATGGGTGATGTTGGTTCATTAGCTTTAGGTGGAGTATTTGGCATTATCTCTGTGTTATTACGGCAAGAATTTTTATTACTGATAATGGGTGGTATTTTTGTTATTGAAACGTTATCGGTCATATTGCAAGTAGGCTCCTTTAAATTACGGGGAAAAAGAATATTTCGCATGGCACCTATTCATCATCACTATGAATTAAAAGGTTGGCCAGAGCCTCGAGTTATTGTGCGTTTTTGGATAATCTCATTAATGTTAGTTGTAATTGGTTTATTAACTTTGAAATTACGCTAA
- the murF gene encoding UDP-N-acetylmuramoyl-tripeptide--D-alanyl-D-alanine ligase — translation MIPLSIEKIKQLINGKSYHIDNENWVVESISTDSRKISNKSLFIALIGDNFDGHEFAEQAIKNGAIAVIVNHKIDHEIPQIIVSDTHQALGKIAAFIRQQSKAKIVALTGSSGKTSVKEMTASILQNCGQTLYTQGNFNNDIGVPLTLFRLTQQDEFAVIELGANHIGEIAYTTNIVKPQTALINNISEAHLEGFGSLEGVAIAKGEIFQGLPKDGIAIINLDSCSDKWITQLTNKTVWTFSLNNSSADFYASNIHISEHTRFILHSPHGECEIILPLIGQHNVSNAIAASALAISVGANFEQVVKGLSTLNPVKGRLFPIKLNETQLILDDTYNANVGSMSAAIKVLASQQGYRVLVVGDMAELGYEAEKYHQKIGEIAKQEQIDCVVSVGKLSQSISEFSGVGHHFSNKQDAVSYLLTLLRQYPKLTMLVKGSRSAKMEELIEKIQFKQ, via the coding sequence ATGATCCCATTAAGTATTGAAAAAATTAAGCAACTGATAAATGGAAAATCTTATCATATTGATAATGAAAATTGGGTAGTTGAATCTATTAGTACCGATTCGCGTAAAATTTCTAATAAGTCACTATTTATAGCGCTTATTGGCGATAATTTTGATGGACATGAATTTGCCGAGCAAGCGATAAAAAATGGCGCTATAGCAGTGATTGTTAATCATAAAATTGATCATGAAATACCACAAATTATTGTAAGCGATACGCATCAGGCTTTAGGCAAAATAGCTGCATTTATTCGTCAACAAAGTAAAGCAAAAATTGTAGCGCTTACTGGTTCTTCAGGAAAGACATCAGTTAAAGAAATGACCGCTTCGATTTTACAAAATTGCGGACAAACACTTTATACACAAGGTAATTTCAATAATGATATAGGTGTACCATTAACGCTATTTCGTTTAACACAACAAGATGAGTTTGCTGTAATAGAATTAGGCGCTAATCATATCGGTGAAATCGCCTATACAACCAATATTGTTAAACCTCAAACAGCTTTAATTAATAATATTTCTGAGGCGCATCTTGAAGGTTTTGGTTCACTTGAAGGTGTGGCAATAGCTAAAGGAGAGATTTTTCAAGGGTTACCTAAAGATGGTATTGCAATAATTAATTTGGATAGTTGCAGTGATAAATGGATTACTCAATTAACGAATAAAACTGTCTGGACTTTTTCATTGAATAATTCATCGGCAGACTTTTATGCTAGTAATATTCATATTTCAGAACATACTCGATTTATTTTACATTCCCCTCATGGCGAATGCGAAATTATATTACCATTAATTGGACAGCATAATGTTTCTAATGCTATTGCAGCTTCAGCTTTAGCTATTTCGGTAGGCGCTAATTTTGAACAAGTGGTTAAAGGTTTATCTACTTTAAACCCTGTAAAGGGGCGATTATTTCCAATAAAATTAAATGAAACACAATTAATTTTAGATGATACTTATAATGCCAATGTTGGATCGATGTCTGCTGCGATTAAAGTTTTAGCAAGCCAACAAGGGTATCGAGTGCTTGTCGTTGGTGATATGGCTGAACTTGGATACGAAGCAGAAAAATATCATCAAAAAATAGGTGAAATAGCTAAACAAGAGCAAATTGATTGTGTTGTAAGTGTTGGAAAACTCAGTCAGAGTATTAGTGAGTTTAGTGGTGTAGGTCACCATTTTAGTAATAAACAAGATGCGGTTAGCTATTTACTAACTTTACTTCGTCAGTATCCAAAATTAACTATGCTTGTTAAAGGTTCGCGTAGTGCAAAAATGGAAGAACTCATCGAAAAAATACAATTTAAACAATAG